A genomic stretch from Streptomyces sp. QL37 includes:
- a CDS encoding SigB/SigF/SigG family RNA polymerase sigma factor, translating into MTAMSVRTTEAHDMTAESDDMSAARTAAGTDAGALELPWIEDAGKVAPRDARDMSKLFFDRLQTLEEGTREHQYARNTLIEMNLSLVRFAAQRFRSRGGEDTEDIIQVGTIGLIKAIDRFDLSREVEFATFAVPYIVGEIKRFFRDTTWSVHVPRRLQELRVELAKAKETLSSKLDRDPTVKELATHLDLSEEEVIEGLVAANGYSAGSLDSSSSDGEDSQDQRSYAEVLGEWDPAMETVENLHTLAPLLEQLDDRERLIIQMRFGAEMTQAQIGAELGISQMQISRLLTRIVRKLRAGMSIDA; encoded by the coding sequence ATGACCGCGATGTCGGTGCGAACCACCGAAGCCCATGACATGACCGCAGAGTCGGATGACATGAGCGCTGCGCGGACAGCTGCCGGCACGGATGCCGGAGCTCTGGAACTGCCGTGGATCGAGGATGCGGGGAAGGTCGCGCCGCGGGATGCGCGCGACATGTCGAAGCTGTTCTTCGACCGCCTCCAGACCTTGGAGGAAGGCACCCGCGAGCACCAGTACGCCCGCAACACCCTGATCGAGATGAATCTCTCGCTCGTCCGCTTCGCCGCGCAGCGGTTCCGCAGTCGGGGCGGGGAGGACACCGAGGACATCATCCAGGTCGGCACGATCGGTCTCATCAAGGCGATCGACCGGTTCGACCTTTCGCGCGAGGTGGAGTTCGCCACCTTCGCGGTCCCCTACATCGTGGGCGAGATCAAGCGGTTCTTCCGGGACACCACCTGGTCCGTACACGTGCCGCGCCGACTCCAGGAGCTGCGGGTCGAGCTGGCCAAGGCCAAGGAAACGCTCTCCTCGAAGCTCGACCGGGACCCCACGGTCAAGGAGCTCGCCACCCACCTGGACCTCAGCGAGGAAGAGGTGATCGAGGGTCTGGTGGCGGCCAACGGCTACTCCGCCGGTTCCCTGGACTCCTCCTCTTCCGACGGTGAGGACAGCCAGGACCAGCGGTCCTATGCCGAGGTGCTCGGCGAGTGGGACCCTGCCATGGAGACCGTCGAGAACCTGCACACGCTCGCCCCACTGCTGGAACAGCTCGACGACCGTGAACGCCTGATCATCCAGATGCGCTTCGGCGCCGAGATGACCCAGGCACAGATCGGAGCCGAGTTGGGCATCTCGCAGATGCAGATCTCCCGACTGCTGACCCGCATCGTGCGCAAGCTGCGCGCCGGCATGAGCATCGACGCCTGA
- a CDS encoding subtype B tannase: MLKGMALAGSLALTAIAVPTSFAAADSMVPSQSRGHTADPEDAGLAFDSAAYTTISVAVDGKPMNVRWYKEICYVAKPVTAAAQQPGGPGGGSSTIPNTACGYQSMNVFVPESAFHDQRAPVYFAVNNSGWMASYVKASVVDGASYNSSTSNVGAALKAGYVFADVADRSRGLVGADGSSPGKAPAAVVDAKAAVRYLRLNDAAMPGSAERIVANGTSGGGALVSILGASGNSGEYRPYLDAIGAAGIDAKGRSTLRDDVFAVNAYCPITDLGNADAAYEWLYNVLATRDGAGQNPSPEAAAAIAAQFPAYEKTLGLRNPDGSVLTAANMLDTVKKEVTRSAEAYLKSDDAHEIPPLGGTFEIQSGGPGSPPATKSYVNDWIDVDNSADKVLSVDMKRYLAFVVSQATLKTTPAFDALGVNGTTTGRTETDLFGPPNQKYMNYTEFSWDHNDVAGDGSGIDDTGLTWDEYTGKRSTTVDDQIHLINPMDFIGTGADTSANWYVRTGTRDRDTSFTVSINLDRALEADKQVEDVDYQLAWNQPHAGNYDVPEAMAWIAEAVRKAGDPLAPGRHG, translated from the coding sequence GTGCTCAAAGGTATGGCGCTCGCGGGCTCCCTCGCCCTCACAGCCATCGCGGTGCCGACGTCATTCGCCGCTGCTGACAGCATGGTCCCGTCGCAGAGCCGCGGCCATACCGCGGACCCGGAGGACGCCGGGCTGGCCTTCGACTCCGCCGCGTACACAACGATCAGCGTCGCGGTCGACGGGAAGCCGATGAACGTACGCTGGTACAAGGAGATCTGCTACGTCGCGAAGCCGGTCACGGCGGCGGCGCAGCAGCCCGGCGGCCCCGGCGGGGGCAGTTCCACGATCCCCAACACCGCCTGCGGCTACCAGAGCATGAACGTGTTCGTTCCCGAGAGCGCCTTCCACGATCAGCGGGCGCCGGTCTACTTCGCGGTGAACAACAGCGGATGGATGGCCAGTTACGTCAAGGCGAGCGTGGTCGACGGAGCGTCGTACAACAGCTCGACGAGCAACGTCGGTGCCGCGCTGAAGGCCGGATACGTCTTCGCCGACGTCGCCGACCGAAGTCGGGGACTGGTAGGCGCCGACGGCTCGTCCCCCGGCAAAGCCCCCGCGGCAGTGGTCGACGCCAAGGCCGCTGTCCGCTACCTGCGCCTGAACGATGCCGCGATGCCTGGCAGCGCCGAGCGGATCGTCGCCAACGGCACCAGCGGCGGCGGCGCACTGGTATCGATCCTGGGTGCTTCCGGCAACAGCGGCGAGTATCGCCCCTATCTCGATGCCATCGGCGCCGCCGGCATCGACGCGAAGGGCCGCAGCACCCTGCGCGACGACGTCTTCGCCGTCAACGCGTACTGCCCGATCACCGACCTCGGCAACGCCGATGCGGCCTACGAGTGGCTGTACAACGTCCTCGCCACCCGCGACGGCGCCGGACAGAATCCTTCGCCCGAAGCCGCGGCCGCGATCGCGGCGCAGTTCCCCGCCTACGAGAAGACCCTCGGGCTGCGCAACCCCGACGGCTCCGTGCTCACCGCCGCGAACATGCTCGACACCGTCAAGAAAGAGGTCACGCGCTCCGCGGAGGCCTACTTGAAGAGCGACGACGCCCACGAGATCCCACCGCTGGGCGGCACCTTCGAAATCCAGTCCGGAGGCCCCGGAAGCCCGCCTGCCACCAAGTCGTACGTCAATGACTGGATCGACGTCGACAACAGCGCCGACAAGGTGCTTTCGGTGGACATGAAGAGGTACCTCGCTTTCGTCGTCTCCCAGGCCACACTCAAGACGACACCCGCCTTCGACGCCTTGGGCGTCAACGGAACGACCACCGGCCGCACCGAGACCGATCTCTTCGGCCCCCCGAACCAGAAGTACATGAACTACACCGAGTTCAGCTGGGATCACAACGACGTCGCCGGCGACGGCAGCGGGATCGACGACACCGGCCTGACCTGGGACGAGTACACCGGCAAGCGCAGTACGACCGTCGACGACCAGATCCACCTGATCAACCCGATGGACTTCATCGGCACCGGTGCCGACACCTCGGCGAACTGGTACGTCCGGACGGGCACCCGCGACCGGGACACCTCGTTCACCGTCTCCATCAACCTCGACCGGGCGCTCGAGGCGGACAAGCAGGTCGAGGACGTCGACTACCAGCTCGCCTGGAACCAGCCGCACGCCGGCAACTACGACGTGCCCGAGGCCATGGCCTGGATCGCCGAGGCCGTCCGCAAGGCCGGAGACCCGCTCGCCCCCGGCCGTCACGGATAG
- a CDS encoding alpha/beta hydrolase — MNDAASTPRDSGNPFRDLPLPDLAGFTHRWVDAGGVRLHAVEGGRPDGPAVVLLAGFPQTWWAWRKVMPNLADRFRVIAIDLPGQGHSERPDISYDTHTAAAYVHAAVKALRVSTYWLVAHDIGAWVAFSLALKYRSQLRGLALLDAGIPGITLPDAVPTDPERAWKTWHFAFHLVPDLPETLLAGREREYVGWFLKAKTLSSDTFDDAEIENYAASVAAEGGLRASLAYYRDSAVSARKNHEALERQRLTVPVLGISSSHGSIPDMAESVRPWADHATGIVVPDAGHFIPDEQPGAVAAALTDFISGTSFPGDLSERSATPVPR, encoded by the coding sequence ATGAATGACGCCGCGAGCACCCCTCGCGACTCCGGCAACCCGTTCCGCGACCTGCCACTGCCCGACCTGGCCGGTTTCACCCACCGTTGGGTCGACGCGGGCGGCGTCCGGCTGCACGCGGTTGAAGGCGGTCGGCCCGACGGTCCGGCCGTCGTGCTGCTCGCCGGGTTCCCTCAGACCTGGTGGGCATGGCGCAAGGTGATGCCGAACCTGGCCGACCGGTTCCGGGTCATCGCGATCGACCTGCCGGGCCAGGGCCACTCCGAACGCCCGGACATCAGCTACGACACGCACACAGCCGCCGCGTACGTCCACGCCGCGGTCAAGGCGCTCCGAGTCTCGACATACTGGCTGGTCGCCCACGACATCGGCGCATGGGTCGCCTTCTCCCTCGCGTTGAAGTACCGGAGCCAGCTGCGTGGCCTGGCACTGCTCGACGCCGGTATCCCGGGCATCACACTCCCTGACGCCGTCCCGACCGACCCCGAGCGGGCGTGGAAGACCTGGCACTTCGCCTTCCACCTCGTGCCCGACCTGCCCGAGACACTGCTCGCCGGCCGCGAACGGGAGTACGTCGGCTGGTTCCTGAAGGCCAAGACCCTCTCCTCCGACACCTTCGACGACGCCGAAATCGAGAACTACGCCGCGTCCGTGGCCGCCGAAGGCGGTCTCCGCGCATCCCTGGCCTACTACCGGGACTCCGCCGTGTCGGCGCGGAAGAACCACGAAGCGCTGGAACGACAGCGCCTGACGGTCCCGGTCCTCGGGATCTCCAGCAGCCACGGCTCCATCCCCGACATGGCGGAGTCCGTCAGGCCGTGGGCCGACCACGCCACCGGGATCGTCGTGCCGGACGCGGGACACTTCATCCCCGACGAACAGCCCGGTGCCGTCGCTGCCGCGCTGACCGACTTCATCAGCGGGACGTCCTTTCCCGGTGACCTGAGTGAGAGGTCGGCAACGCCTGTACCGCGCTGA
- a CDS encoding TetR/AcrR family transcriptional regulator, with translation MAGKKQFDVARALDAAMIQFWRAGYADTSVDDLSRATGLNRSSIYSSLGDKDTLFIRCLDRYTARYGDKYDAALSCAADRPLAATRAFFDITLERIADPGLPDGCLVAQTVMATPVLSASVAARAREAIGFQHTRLRAALKAGRLHDGAAESFATHLAAVNQSLAVMSRAGTSTEQLRTIVDVTLGALARTLGASD, from the coding sequence ATGGCGGGCAAGAAGCAGTTCGACGTCGCCCGGGCGCTCGACGCCGCGATGATCCAGTTCTGGCGGGCCGGCTACGCGGACACGTCGGTGGACGACCTGTCCCGGGCGACCGGACTCAACCGCAGCTCCATCTACTCCTCCCTCGGCGACAAGGACACGCTCTTCATTCGCTGCCTGGACCGCTACACCGCACGCTACGGAGACAAGTACGACGCCGCGTTGTCCTGCGCCGCCGACCGGCCCCTGGCAGCCACGCGGGCGTTCTTCGACATCACCCTGGAACGCATCGCGGACCCCGGTCTGCCCGACGGTTGCCTGGTGGCCCAGACCGTCATGGCGACCCCGGTGCTGAGCGCGAGCGTCGCGGCGCGTGCACGGGAGGCGATCGGCTTCCAGCACACGCGGCTGCGCGCCGCGCTGAAGGCCGGCCGGCTGCACGACGGGGCGGCCGAGTCCTTCGCCACCCACCTCGCGGCCGTGAACCAGTCCCTCGCCGTCATGAGCAGAGCCGGAACGAGCACGGAGCAGCTGCGCACCATCGTCGACGTGACCCTCGGCGCGCTTGCGCGGACTCTCGGCGCGAGCGACTGA
- a CDS encoding phosphotransferase, with protein MDEVEVVVAHSERATLRVGDVFLKVDADQARIDVEAEAMSLAPVPTPEVLWRKPSVLAVAALPGTTLGRLGGPSTGSPAAWAAAGAAIRKLHDAPLPPRPGRAGRSIFALTAELDDECESLVTNGLLPAELVTRNRQVAEAALRPWTPAFTHGDLQIAHVFVDGDEVTGIIDWSEAGQGDALYDLATFTLGHEEHLDDVVAGYGAGIDLDVIHAWWSLRSLLAVRWLVEHGFDPFAPGCEVDVLRSRM; from the coding sequence ATGGATGAGGTCGAAGTCGTCGTCGCCCATTCCGAGCGCGCGACCCTGCGCGTCGGCGACGTGTTCCTGAAGGTGGACGCCGATCAGGCGCGCATCGACGTCGAGGCCGAGGCGATGTCCCTCGCGCCGGTCCCGACCCCGGAGGTGCTGTGGCGCAAGCCGTCCGTTCTCGCCGTCGCCGCGCTCCCGGGGACCACACTGGGCCGCCTCGGCGGGCCGTCGACCGGGTCGCCGGCGGCGTGGGCCGCGGCGGGCGCCGCCATCCGGAAGCTGCACGACGCGCCACTGCCGCCCCGGCCGGGCCGGGCCGGCCGGAGCATCTTCGCCCTGACGGCGGAACTCGACGACGAGTGCGAGTCGCTCGTGACGAACGGCCTCCTGCCCGCCGAGCTGGTCACCCGCAACCGCCAGGTCGCCGAGGCCGCACTCCGGCCGTGGACCCCGGCGTTCACGCACGGCGACCTGCAGATCGCACACGTCTTCGTCGACGGCGACGAGGTCACGGGCATCATCGACTGGTCCGAGGCGGGCCAGGGTGACGCCCTGTACGACCTCGCCACCTTCACGCTCGGACACGAGGAGCACCTCGACGACGTCGTCGCCGGGTATGGCGCCGGCATCGACCTCGATGTGATCCACGCGTGGTGGTCGTTGCGAAGCCTGCTGGCGGTTCGCTGGCTCGTCGAGCACGGCTTCGATCCGTTCGCGCCGGGCTGCGAGGTCGACGTGCTGAGATCCCGGATGTGA
- a CDS encoding ferric reductase-like transmembrane domain-containing protein, whose product MLSGTTPDDEGTAAPLARDRRAAGRVTLRTDLRTVLPEVGAAVGVTAAVFVLLYVRVESGDSATVAVMPFMADARTYWMYLLSQAFGWSALLWAWGTVMLGLLASGQRPARLPGSPQALERWHRTTSLTTMALMFAHALMFAAELVRYEVESAWLERLWVGFADAFVPGWYDSGTGRVAIPIGQGALYLAIPLGLLFYVRHRIGANTWRRMHRFVIVVYVLSVWHTLLYGTNVWYGEWPRTVLWLLQLPVAVLLVMRLTRPARRAERLPLPGSWKARRSLPGWALRASGRVVAAAVVLGLVAVVASGHDGGRERPAEIPTTAPHAPQGE is encoded by the coding sequence ATGCTGTCAGGAACGACGCCGGACGACGAGGGAACGGCCGCACCACTCGCACGTGACCGGCGTGCCGCCGGCCGTGTCACCCTGCGCACCGACCTGCGGACCGTGCTGCCCGAAGTGGGCGCTGCCGTCGGTGTCACGGCGGCGGTGTTCGTCCTCCTGTACGTACGCGTGGAGTCAGGGGACTCGGCGACGGTGGCGGTCATGCCGTTCATGGCCGACGCCCGTACGTACTGGATGTACCTGCTGAGTCAGGCGTTCGGCTGGTCGGCGTTGTTGTGGGCGTGGGGCACGGTCATGCTCGGACTGCTGGCGTCCGGGCAGCGCCCGGCCCGGCTGCCGGGATCCCCGCAGGCCCTGGAGCGCTGGCACCGCACCACGAGTCTGACCACGATGGCGCTGATGTTCGCGCACGCGCTGATGTTCGCGGCTGAACTCGTGCGGTACGAGGTCGAGTCGGCCTGGCTGGAGCGCCTGTGGGTGGGCTTCGCGGACGCGTTCGTGCCGGGCTGGTACGACTCGGGGACCGGCCGGGTCGCCATTCCGATCGGGCAGGGCGCCCTGTATCTCGCGATCCCGCTCGGCCTGCTGTTCTACGTCCGGCATCGCATCGGAGCCAACACCTGGCGCCGTATGCACCGGTTCGTGATCGTCGTGTACGTGCTGTCCGTGTGGCACACACTGTTGTACGGCACCAACGTCTGGTACGGCGAGTGGCCACGCACCGTGCTGTGGCTGCTGCAACTGCCCGTTGCCGTCCTGCTGGTGATGCGGTTGACGCGGCCGGCCCGGCGGGCCGAACGGCTGCCCTTGCCGGGGTCGTGGAAGGCGAGACGATCGCTGCCGGGGTGGGCGCTCCGGGCCTCAGGGCGAGTCGTCGCCGCGGCCGTCGTCCTCGGGCTGGTAGCCGTGGTGGCGTCAGGCCACGACGGAGGACGGGAGCGGCCGGCCGAGATCCCCACGACGGCTCCGCACGCCCCGCAGGGGGAGTGA
- a CDS encoding TetR/AcrR family transcriptional regulator — MTDSTSGRELRADARFNREQIIEAARALFAERGPDVPTEEVARRAGVGTGTLYRRFPDRQALISAVASDGFHRVVAIARTAEDEEPDAWGALTRFVHQAGAELRLATWLSVWFASAWAELQEDPENRRLRQILLKILDRIVRRAQSDGDMRPDVDTGDVALLIALLFRPIPGLRTDLTRRSADRASALMLDSLRARDDARQLPGQGITAADLDPGGH; from the coding sequence GTGACAGATTCGACTTCCGGGCGCGAACTGCGGGCCGATGCCCGGTTCAACCGTGAACAGATCATCGAGGCGGCCCGGGCGCTGTTCGCCGAGCGGGGGCCCGACGTACCGACAGAGGAGGTGGCCCGCCGCGCCGGCGTCGGGACCGGTACCCTCTACCGTCGTTTCCCGGACCGGCAGGCGCTGATCAGTGCGGTGGCGTCGGACGGGTTTCACCGCGTGGTGGCCATCGCTCGCACAGCCGAGGACGAAGAGCCCGACGCCTGGGGGGCGCTGACGCGATTCGTCCATCAGGCCGGAGCCGAACTGCGGTTGGCGACTTGGCTGTCGGTCTGGTTCGCCAGCGCCTGGGCCGAGCTTCAGGAGGACCCCGAGAACCGCCGGCTGCGCCAGATCCTGCTGAAGATCCTCGACCGAATCGTCCGGCGCGCCCAGTCCGACGGCGACATGCGGCCGGACGTGGACACCGGCGACGTGGCGCTGTTGATCGCCCTGCTGTTCCGGCCGATCCCCGGACTGCGAACCGACCTCACCCGGCGCAGCGCGGACCGCGCCTCGGCACTCATGCTCGACAGCCTGCGAGCCCGTGACGACGCCCGGCAGTTGCCCGGCCAGGGGATCACCGCCGCCGATCTCGATCCCGGCGGTCATTAG
- a CDS encoding arylamine N-acetyltransferase, with protein sequence MTLDAMLRRIGHRGRVTPDRETLFALHRSWRRTVPYENLDIQLGRPVGLDPDTLYDKLIRRRRGGYCYEQNAGLAMLLRLAGFEVSMVEGGVMRQARGDAMWGNHNALVIDLDGRQWVADAGIGDGFVEPLRLREGPQEQGEFTYRLERLASDTWRFHHNPGATIASYDFRLRPCVPADFAARSHELSTSPESPYVTTLIAARPDAGHTLLLLSRTLRQYGADGRSSWTIGDVDEFATTLSEQFLVPLQDLGPDGVGRLWEKARAQDDARQTRAQDDARQTRAQEADRR encoded by the coding sequence ATGACTCTCGACGCGATGTTGCGCCGGATCGGGCACCGAGGTCGCGTGACGCCCGACCGGGAAACGCTCTTCGCCCTGCACCGGTCCTGGCGGCGCACGGTGCCGTACGAGAACCTCGACATCCAGCTCGGCCGGCCGGTCGGCCTCGATCCCGACACGTTGTACGACAAGCTCATACGGCGGCGGCGCGGCGGTTACTGCTACGAACAGAACGCGGGCCTGGCCATGTTGCTGCGCCTGGCCGGGTTCGAGGTGTCGATGGTCGAGGGCGGCGTCATGCGCCAGGCTCGCGGGGATGCGATGTGGGGCAACCACAACGCGCTGGTCATCGACCTCGACGGCCGGCAATGGGTCGCCGACGCCGGTATCGGGGACGGGTTCGTCGAACCGCTCCGACTGCGCGAAGGGCCGCAGGAACAAGGGGAGTTCACCTATCGGCTGGAGCGACTGGCCTCGGACACCTGGCGCTTCCACCACAACCCGGGCGCGACGATCGCCTCCTACGACTTCCGTCTCCGGCCGTGCGTGCCCGCCGACTTCGCCGCCCGCTCGCACGAGCTCTCCACGTCCCCGGAATCGCCCTACGTCACCACGCTGATCGCCGCGCGGCCCGACGCCGGACACACCTTGCTGCTGCTGTCACGTACGTTGCGGCAGTACGGCGCCGACGGCAGGAGCTCCTGGACCATCGGCGACGTGGACGAGTTCGCCACGACACTCTCCGAGCAGTTCCTCGTACCGCTCCAGGACCTCGGGCCGGACGGAGTCGGCCGGCTCTGGGAGAAGGCCCGCGCCCAGGATGACGCCCGGCAGACACGGGCCCAGGATGACGCCCGGCAGACACGGGCCCAGGAGGCTGACCGGCGCTGA
- a CDS encoding NCS1 family nucleobase:cation symporter-1: MTATVPPVPPSDSTGPIAEPSGRVELAPGAVPDDSRFVNDDLLPVPLERRRWTTYNFAALWIGMAHNIPSWLLASGLVALGMDWKQAVLTIALANVIVLAPMLLTGHAGPKYGIPFPVLARASFGLRGANLPALIRAAVACAWFGIQTWIGGVGIFTLLGKLFGGWARAGEIGGQPWTLWLCFVLFWALELAIIHRGMDTLRRFENWAAPFVIVGAVVLLVWVAVKAGGFGPLLDQPSALGWGADFWPVFFPSLMGMIAFWSTLSLNIPDFTRFGAGQRAQIRGQSLGLPTTMTFFALLSVFVTSGSQAVYGEAIWDPVQLVAKTDNVFGLLFGLITVLVATVSVNIAANVVSPAYDLANLAPKLINFRTGALITGVVGVLIMPWKLTETPELYIFTWLGLVGGLLGTVAGILIADYWIIRRTVLDLPDLYLPGGRYWYTGGWNWRAVVAFAVGGVLAVGGSHSAPGKGPFPADGLIPFLEPLADYGWAVGLASSLLLYTALSRGVRTAPEPGRAPR, from the coding sequence ATGACCGCCACCGTCCCACCCGTCCCACCGTCCGACTCCACGGGCCCGATAGCCGAACCGTCGGGCCGGGTCGAACTCGCTCCCGGGGCCGTCCCCGACGACTCCCGCTTCGTCAACGACGATCTGCTGCCGGTGCCCCTGGAACGGCGCCGCTGGACGACGTACAACTTCGCGGCCCTGTGGATCGGGATGGCCCACAACATCCCGTCCTGGCTGCTGGCATCCGGGCTCGTCGCGCTCGGCATGGACTGGAAGCAGGCCGTCCTCACGATCGCGCTGGCCAACGTGATCGTGCTGGCGCCGATGCTGCTCACCGGGCACGCCGGGCCCAAGTACGGCATCCCCTTTCCCGTCCTGGCCAGGGCCTCCTTCGGTCTGCGCGGCGCCAACCTGCCCGCGCTGATCCGGGCCGCGGTCGCCTGCGCCTGGTTCGGCATCCAGACCTGGATCGGCGGGGTCGGGATCTTCACACTGCTCGGCAAGCTCTTCGGGGGGTGGGCGCGCGCCGGCGAGATCGGCGGGCAGCCCTGGACGCTGTGGCTCTGCTTCGTCCTCTTCTGGGCGCTCGAACTCGCCATCATCCACCGGGGCATGGACACCCTGCGGCGTTTCGAGAACTGGGCGGCGCCCTTCGTCATCGTCGGTGCGGTGGTCCTGCTGGTCTGGGTCGCGGTCAAGGCGGGCGGGTTCGGTCCCCTCCTGGACCAGCCGTCCGCGCTCGGCTGGGGCGCGGACTTCTGGCCGGTCTTCTTCCCCTCCCTGATGGGCATGATCGCCTTCTGGTCCACGCTCTCCCTGAACATCCCCGACTTCACGCGCTTCGGCGCCGGTCAACGCGCGCAGATCCGGGGCCAGTCGCTCGGTCTGCCGACCACCATGACCTTCTTCGCGCTGCTCTCCGTCTTCGTCACGTCCGGCTCCCAGGCCGTGTACGGGGAGGCGATCTGGGACCCGGTCCAGCTCGTCGCGAAGACGGACAACGTCTTCGGGCTGCTCTTCGGACTGATCACCGTGCTGGTCGCGACGGTCTCCGTGAACATCGCGGCCAACGTCGTCTCGCCGGCGTACGACCTGGCCAACCTCGCCCCGAAGCTCATCAACTTCCGTACGGGGGCCCTGATCACCGGGGTCGTCGGTGTCCTCATCATGCCGTGGAAGCTCACCGAGACGCCCGAGCTGTACATCTTCACCTGGCTGGGCCTGGTGGGCGGCCTGCTCGGCACGGTGGCCGGCATCCTGATCGCCGACTACTGGATCATCCGCCGCACGGTGCTCGACCTGCCGGACCTCTACCTGCCCGGGGGACGCTACTGGTACACGGGCGGCTGGAACTGGCGCGCCGTCGTGGCCTTCGCCGTCGGCGGGGTCCTCGCGGTGGGCGGCTCCCACTCGGCTCCGGGCAAGGGTCCGTTCCCGGCGGACGGCCTGATCCCGTTCCTCGAACCGCTCGCCGACTACGGCTGGGCCGTCGGGCTGGCCTCCTCGCTGCTGCTGTACACGGCGCTGAGCCGGGGCGTCAGGACTGCGCCGGAGCCCGGCCGAGCACCGCGCTGA